One Budorcas taxicolor isolate Tak-1 chromosome 13, Takin1.1, whole genome shotgun sequence DNA window includes the following coding sequences:
- the ID1 gene encoding DNA-binding protein inhibitor ID-1 encodes MKVASGSAAAAAGPSCALKAGKTAGGAGEVVRCLSEQSVAISRCAGGPGARLPALLEEQPVNVLLYDMNGCYSRLKELVPTLPQNRKVSRVEILQHVIDYIWDLELELNSESHVGTPGGRGLPARAPLSTLNGEIGALAAEAACVPADDRILCR; translated from the exons ATGAAGGTCGCCAGTGGCAGCGCCGCGGCCGCCGCGGGCCCCAGCTGCGCGCTGAAGGCCGGCAAGACGGCGGGTGGCGCGGGCGAGGTGGTGCGCTGCCTGTCCGAGCAGAGCGTGGCCATCTCGCGCTGCGCGGGCGGCCCCGGGGCGCGCCTCCCGGCCCTGCTGGAGGAGCAGCCGGTGAACGTGCTACTCTACGACATGAACGGCTGCTACTCGCGCCTCAAGGAGCTggtgcccaccctgccccagaACCGCAAGGTGAGCAGGGTGGAGATCCTCCAGCACGTCATCGACTACATCTGGGATCTGGAGTTGGAGCTCAACTCGGAATCCCACGTCGGGACCCCCGGGGGCCGGGGGCTCCCCGCCCGGGCTCCGCTCAGCACTCTCAATGGCGAAATCGGCGCCCTGGCAGCAGAG GCGGCGTGTGTTCCAGCGGACGATCGTATCTTGTGTCGCTGA
- the LOC128058730 gene encoding cytochrome c oxidase subunit 4 isoform 2, mitochondrial, producing MSFRAAWSLTLRKGGLGIRGIHTPGSTAHGKEKMPPYTNYHAQRSYPMPDEPFCMELNAEQQALKEKEKGSWTQLSHAEKVALYRLQFHETFAEMNRRSNEWKTVMGCVFFFCGFTGLLIWWQRVYVFPKKPITLTDEWKAQQLQRTLDMKGNPVQGLASQWDYERKEWKK from the exons ATGTCCTTCAGAGCTGCCTGGAGCTTGACCCTGAGGAAAGGGGGCCTTGGAATTCGAGGGATCCACACCCCAGGAAGTACCG CCCACGGCAAGGAGAAGATGCCCCCCTACACTAACTACCATGCCCAGCGCTCCTACCCCATGCCCGACGAGCCCTTCTGCATGGAACTCAATGCGGAGCAGCAGGCCctcaaggagaaggagaagggcagCTGGACCCAGCTGAGCCACGCCGAGAAGGTGGCCT TGTACCGGCTCCAGTTCCATGAGACCTTCGCAGAGATGAACCGTCGTTCCAACGAGTGGAAGACAGTGATGGGctgtgtctttttcttctgtggaTTCACAGGTCTGCTGATTTGGTGGCAGCGGGTCTATG TGTTTCCAAAGAAACCCATCACCCTGACGGATGAGTGGAAGGCCCAGCAGCTCCAGCGCACCCTGGACATGAAGGGCAACCCCGTGCAAGGCCTGGCCTCCCAGTGGGACTATGAGAGGAAGGAGTGGAAGAAGTGA